The following is a genomic window from Bacteroidales bacterium.
ATCCTCATGGTTCATCAGCTGAATCCCATCTTCAGGCATACAGTACCGGCAACGCAGGTTACAGCGGTCGGTCACCGAGATCCTCAGGTAATGAATATGTCGGTTATACTGGTCGTACATAAACCAATTGACCTTTATAATACTCTGAAATGCCTTCAGGAACTTCCATAATTCCATCAGCCATAGTGTAAGCCTGGATATGAGCCGAACCGTGGTATTCAAGCGGCAGGGCGGTTCCCTGCCAGGTGATTCTTACAGGAATAAAAAACAGGCTATCCGATTTTTTCCTTTTGTAAGAGCTTTCAAGGGGCATCAGCATTCTTCTGAGCGGTTCTATGCATCCGGTAAGACGGTTCAGAAGAGGTCTTACAAAAACTTCAAATATAACGTATGACGAAACGGGGTTTCCGGGAAGACAGGCAATGTACCTGTCCTCTTTGCGGGCAAGCAAAAAGTGTTTGCCCGGCTTCATATTAAGTCCGTGAAACAATGTTTCGGCACCCAGTTCTTTCAGCACATCAGGAATATAATCATAATCGCCCACCGACACACCACCTGAAACTAAGATTACTTTAAATGATTCAAGGGCGGATGAAATGATATGGGAGATTTTATCTTTTTCGTCTTCCACAATTCCCAGGTAACTCGTTATAGCGCCATACTGGATGCATTGTGCAAGAATCTGGTACCCGTTACTGTTCCTGATCCGGCCGGAACCGGGTTTTACATCCGGTTCGGTGAGTTCCGTTCCGGTTGATATGATGGCCACTTCAGGAGTTTTATACACCTCAGGCATGATACATCCGGTTGCTGCAAGCATGGCAACATGTGCAGGAAGAAGCTTTGCACCGGCAGGCACAACCACATCACCTTCTCTCACATCTTCACCCTGGCAGCAGATATTGCTGCTGCCCGGTTCGACAACACACCGAACGAGGTCACCCTGGATAACGGCATGCTCCTTCATCAGTACAAAATCGGCACCTTCCGGAATCATCCCACCCGTCATGATACGCGCACACTGCCCCGGGCCGATTTTCTTCTGAGGTTTTTTGCCGGCAGGAAGCTCCTCAACTATCTTGAGAATCCCGGAAAGGTCGGAAAACCGGCAGGCGTAACCATCCATTGCCGACTTATTGAACGGGGGCATATCGGTGTCCGACAATACATTCTTTGCCAGCACTCTTCCCAGACAGGCGGTTAAATCAACCATTTCAGCTGTAAGCGATACCGGGAGCCGGTTAATTATTTC
Proteins encoded in this region:
- the glp gene encoding gephyrin-like molybdotransferase Glp, whose protein sequence is MAVQKMRSYEEALEIINRLPVSLTAEMVDLTACLGRVLAKNVLSDTDMPPFNKSAMDGYACRFSDLSGILKIVEELPAGKKPQKKIGPGQCARIMTGGMIPEGADFVLMKEHAVIQGDLVRCVVEPGSSNICCQGEDVREGDVVVPAGAKLLPAHVAMLAATGCIMPEVYKTPEVAIISTGTELTEPDVKPGSGRIRNSNGYQILAQCIQYGAITSYLGIVEDEKDKISHIISSALESFKVILVSGGVSVGDYDYIPDVLKELGAETLFHGLNMKPGKHFLLARKEDRYIACLPGNPVSSYVIFEVFVRPLLNRLTGCIEPLRRMLMPLESSYKRKKSDSLFFIPVRITWQGTALPLEYHGSAHIQAYTMADGIMEVPEGISEYYKGQLVYVRPV